In Erigeron canadensis isolate Cc75 chromosome 1, C_canadensis_v1, whole genome shotgun sequence, a single window of DNA contains:
- the LOC122584767 gene encoding glycerol-3-phosphate acyltransferase 9-like encodes MSKLKSSNLELDLDRPNIEDYLHPDSIQEPLGKLRLRDLLDISPTLTEAGGAIVDDSFTRCFKSNPPEPWNWNIYLFPLWCLGVVVRYGILFPVRVLILTLGWIIFLSCYIPVHVLLKGNDKLRKKLERGLVELLCSFFVASWTGVVKYHGPRPCARPKQVFVANHTSMIDFIILEQMTAFAVIMQKHPGWVGLIQSTILDSVGCIWFNRSEAKDREVVTRKLREHVEGAENNPLLIFPEGTCVNNQYTVMFKKGAFELGSTVCPIAIKYNKIFVDAFWNSKKQSFTTHLLQLMTSWAVVCDVWYLEPQNMKPGETPIEFAERVRDIISVRAGIKMVPWDGYLKYARPSPKHRERKQQSFAEWVLRRLEDK; translated from the exons ATGAGCAAGCTAAAATCATCGAACTTGGAACTAGACCTAGATCGACCCAACATTGAAGATTACCTTCATCCCGATTCCATTCAAGAACCTCTCGGCAAGCTTCGATT GCGCGATTTACTGGACATTTCACCCACCCTGACAGAAGCAGGTGGTGCCATTGTCGat GACTCCTTCACACGATGTTTTAAGTCAAATCCTCCAGAACCTTGGAACTGGAATATATATTTGTTCCCGCTGTGGTGTTTGGGAGTCGTAGTTAGATATGGAATTCTTTTTCCTGTAAG GGTGTTGATTCTGACATTAGGTTGGATAATATTTCTTTCATGTTACATCCCGGTTCATGTGCTATTAAAAGGGAATGATAAGCTGAGGAAAAAGTTAGAG AGAGGTCTAGTGGAGTTACTTTGTAGCTTCTTTGTCGCATCATGGACCGGAGTTGTCAAATACCATGGCCCTAGGCCATGCGCAAGGCCCAAGCAG GTATTTGTGGCCAATCATACGTCCATGATCGATTTCATCATTTTAGAGCAAATGACGGCATTTGCCGTGATCATGCAAAAACATCCAGGATGGGTTG gacttatacaaagcactatcTTGGACAGTGTGGGGTGTATATGGTTCAATCGGTCGGAAGCAAAAGATCGTGAGGTTGTAACAAGAAA GTTAAGGGAACACGTTGAGGGTGCCGAAAACAACCCTCTTCTTATATTTCCTGAAGGAACTTGTGTAAATAATCAGTATACTGTTATGTTCAAGAAG gGTGCATTTGAACTTGGATCCACTGTTTGCCCAATTGCAATTAAGTACAACAAAATCTTTGTTGATGCGTTTTGGAATAGCAAAAA ACAATCTTTCACAACACATTTACTACAGTTGATGACATCATGGGCTGTGGTGTGTGATGTTTGGTACCTGGAACCCCAAAATATGAAGCCAGGAGAAACACCTATTGAATTTGCCGAAAG GGTGAGGGACATCATCTCAGTTCGTGCAGGTATTAAAATGGTTCCATGGGACGGATACTTGAAATATGCTCGCCCAAGCCCAAAACATAGGGAGCGCAA GCAGCAAAGCTTTGCAGAGTGGGTGTTGCGTCGGTTGGAGGACAAGTAG